GTCCACGATATaccgtcactcacctcctaaGACTACACGAGTTCGCGAATAAATGTGATTGTTTCGCACTTCACTACCTGCTGATCCGAAAAGCACAATTGCACCGTCCGTAGTATCGTACACCACCTAGAATATATATCCATCAGCGCGATCGTTCCACTCCGTCGTGAGCACCttactcacattcctctcgaCGAGCGAGTCTTTGCATGCTAGACTGATTCCGTCCGCTCGAGGATTCCCATAAGGTGGATCTTTCTCGTCATTCCCGTCGTAGTCAGGGTCCCATTCTTCGCCAGCGGGTCCCTAAAAAGGTATTAGCATAACCTAACCAAAGTTGTACACGTACTATTTCGTTGTCCACTATGTGTCCCAGTCGACATTGCTTCCTGTCCCCTTCTCTGAAATGCAGCGCGCTCCAGCCCCTATTAGGTGGTCAGCCCTGGCCAGCCATACATAAAGAATGAGcggaactcacctcggctCGTAGAGCTTACAATCTCTGACTGTTTGACTCTCCGCATTTCCCACTTCTATCAGCGCGTCTCCTTTGACGATACGCAACATGATAGGTCTATTCCCGTCAATCTCGAGCGAGCGTATCATTGCGTAAGAACATTGTTGACAGTCGGCCCTGTTTCCACACATCAGCGCGATCCATTAAGTTGATCAAGCGAGGAGTAGTTGTGTAGCTCACTTGATCGCCGTTGCGACGTTTGCACCTTCAACGATGAGCAAagctctttctctccccTTTGGATTACCCTCGGTCGTTATCGTCTGTCGTTCAGAGGTGAAGACGATACTAGAGTTGAGTCGATGTACGGAACCAGGACAAAGAGTGACGGTCGTTCCAGTGCCGCCTAAGCGCGAAGATGACGACAATGTCAGCTACCTGGAGACGGCGAACGAAGCTGTAGTCTTGGACACGCCTACTCACCTGTTCTAAACGCCTCGTTGATAGGTTTCTCGTTACCCGACGGCAAGCATTTTGTCGTCGTCGGATTCTTCACAGCCGCCGAGATGACAGGTAGCAATAGCAAAGCCAGCGAGGAGAGCAGCATGGCGAGTGCTCAATGCCACTGATCATATATAAACACGAATAAGAGCGTTGAACAAGAGGTGATGTTTTTGTCAAGTCATTATTGACGCGTTTTGACGATGAAATAGTCTAATCTCAGGAACAACCCAAGGTAACGAGAACgaacgaggtggaggcggaatCAAAATCTTCTCAACGGTGTGTGATCAGTGAGTGCATATCTTCATCTACCAgtatatcatcatcatctctctaCAGAACAGAGCATTGCATAAATCATAAACATGTCAGGTATGTCACCCGCATCCGACACCATCGCAGGCAGTATGATCGAGCTGACTGAACGCTTGCTCCTTGTGCACTCGCAGCATCCGAAGCAGGACCTTCTACTGCTGCCCCTAAGAAGGGGGCCAAGGTCACCCCCGCTCTCCCTGCGAAAATCGCCAAAAACACCCGTCTGCCCGCAACTATGATCACGCCCTCTGGATCCGTCCAAGCGTCGCTGAAGAACAAAGCGCACAAGGGTCAAAtatcaaagaagaagaaggcaaggatcgaaaaaggaaaggagagagcGGTGGAGTTGAGTGGAAAGTTGGAGACGAAAGtcaaggagagggaggagaagaaggtgcgTTTTAGACTCTCCAGGTATTCGAGCGAATGCTAATCAATGGGTGTTGTATGATAGGCCAAGAGACAAAGAGCCAAAAAGGCTTGGGAGTGATTTACGGGCTTGTGGCTTGTTTTTgggtcgaggacgatgacggtTACGCGATGTATAGATTTATGTGTATGCGGACTATGTCTCAATGTATTTTATGCAGCAATGTACACTCGGGCAACGCTTGTTGTAACGAGTATTGATTGTTTGCCCTAGTCAGTCTGCTCAAGAATGCAATTCTCATGTGCTATGACTCGTTGCCTTACAGATCAGGCTGCACCTCACACACCACACGATCATAGTCCCACCCACACGCATGACCTCAATCCCGATCAAACAGATAACCCCAGTCGCAAATCTCCATAGCCCTGTCCCTCAGAATGCCAACGCGACGCAAACATATCGAAGCAATCGTCTCATCTCATCGGTACAAGACCCATAAAcaccatccttctccacgcTCCTTCAACAGCCCGCTTAAGATCGACCGGCACCGGGGACGAATCgggtcttcctctctcgGACAGGGTTGGCAGAGACGTTGATGACGTTGACGGAGAGGTCGTCGAAACCGAGAGACTTGAGGAGGTCCTTGGTCTCCGAGTCGACCTCGAGAGGGGACTCCTCGGCAGCGGCAAGGGCGGAAACTTCGGGAACGTATCTGGCGAGAAAGCAAGAACGTCAGTGACTGTTTTCCGATACGACATCGTCGATGCCGACGCCACTCACTGGTCCTttcgctctcgctcctcctcttgcAACCTGAAAGAGATACCTCGCACGGGACCCTTCTGGATTCGCTTCATCAAGTGGGTGGTGACTGCGGGAAACACATCAGCACATATCCTTGTTGATAACGATAAGGGAGTACTCACAACCGGAGATCTTgttcctcaacctcttgGAGGGGACAGAGGCGACCTCATCGAGGAGACGCTTGTTGGAGCTAGAATTGTAGAGTTAGCATGGTCCCATGTATGTCCTCGACACGCAAtctgcctcctcttcgtccatcaagATCCAGCATTGtgtcctccttcactcctacactcgtcctcgtcctcgtgtCCATCTCCGTCATGCCTTGTCTCCCTCTTGTGTTCCCTTAACAGCCCTGCATGTCCCCACTTCCTATTCCTCCAATGACACCAAAAAACTCTCACTCACTGGAagtcgagagtgagtcgggGGTAGTACTTTTCAATGAGCACTCGGGAAGCCCTCTTAACTGTCTTTGTCCTAACTCGACCCTATTATCGGTACATGTTCCATCATTGGTGATTGATTGAGCAGAGATTCGCATTTGGGAAAGAGGGATTTTGACATTTTGAGGTGTGCGAACAACGATACgacgagagaaaggaaggggaggggagaACAACGGTTCGTCAGCATAACCCCATCTACACGTTTCTTGATAGAGGACCGCAACGCACCATGATGAATGATGTCCTGTAAAGGTTAGTGTTTTAGTGTGACAAAAGCTATCTATCCAATATAATCAAGCAAGGTCTCTTTTACTTTGTGTCGAATCCTGCGTTGCAGTCTCTCTGCATGCactgagtgagtgtgactgTCAGTGAGCGAGTAAGCAGTTGCTGCCAATCCACCAGCATGGACACACCCAACGGGAGAATAGCAGAGAGAGCAGAAGCGGAGAAATAACAATAAGCAGACGGGATTTATGAAAGTGGCATCCAGGTTGCCTTGCAGCTTTGTCGGCGATTACATTATATCCGACTTCAGCGTATATGCACCCATGCTTGGACCACCCAACTGACCGTTGGCTGCATGCAAAAGCAATCACCCTCTCGTCACAAGCATAGTAACTCAAACACCGACGCAGTATTCCTCAAACATACCTTTCTCTGGTGgtcactctcttcttctccatcattACTCTTTCACCGACCTGTCAGGTCGATAAAAAAAACCGGACAGCGGGGCTTCCAGTGGTTCTGATGCCATCAACAATTACGTTACTTCTTTTATCCAGAGGATGGTTGAACACCGACCGAAGCTTAGACGCCTTTACGCATACATGAATGGGCATGAACCGCATGTCGATATACACACAAGATTTTGAAGTTtgaccctcctttccttgGGGACATCTGTCAGCCCCTGATCTCAAGTCGACCTTCATGTGTTCCTAGATGTTCATTCCACCTCCTGGCTTGGATGTGCCGACGCGATTAACATTATTAGTCATTGATCAGGCTCGATGTTTCTTTTGTACGAATCCCGAGCAGCACAGATATCACTACGTGACTACCACCGGGgccatcctctcttcgatctcgcCGCCCTTCGCGGTATAATGATCGGTGCAGAGGGATCCATCGCACCCTGAGCTGTCGGATATATACTGGGAAGTTTATAACTCCTTAGCATGGCAAAACCGCCTCGCCTCGAGATGAGGTGATCTTTGCGAGACCTCAGCTCACGTCGATCCAACCCAAATGTGTGCACAGACGTAGATCAGTCCATATTCCTCCGCAAGTTGATTGCTTAAGATATCCGAGGGGTCGAGCACCCCTTCTGATTAGTCTACGGATGGACAGTATGTATCGTCAGGAAGCCTATTGTCGTACAGTTGACCGAGTATCCTCGAACAGAGGATCATCATAAAACCCGCAAGCGGGTCCCTTCAGTACTCTGATATGaatatgcatgcatgtttATAGTTGAGTCTCGGATGGAGACAGCAGCACACACTACGCCGTTTTTCACGGGTCATGTGACAGCCAAAGCACAGATGGCGGCCATCGccgaaagtggaggttgtcgCGAACCGCATGGTTCCGACACAGTGATTAATCTGCCACGATGTTAAGTTTCTTCGTCTGTCTTCAGTATCTATACAACGCATCCATCATGAAGCTCCCCCCTGCCCCACCCCCTGACGCTGTCAAGTGAGTAGATTGAGTCCGCTTGTATGTGTAGTAGCAGCTCATCTGGTCTACGATTGCTAGATTCTGCGAGTTTGTGACTGCCTCGCCTACGCCCTTCCATGCAGTCTCCAACCTAACTAAACGACTCCTCTCTGCCGGCTTCAAGCCCGTCTCCGAACGACGACCCGACTCTACATCCTTCGCACCCGGCTCCAAGCTCTTCTACACCCGAAACCAATCTTCTCTCGTCGCGTTCACTCTGCCTTCTAAGCCTACTCCCAACACTGCCATCTCATTCGCTGTTGGACATCTCGATTCGCCATGTCTCAAAGTCCGACCAGTCAGCAAGCGTTCCAAGTCTGGTTATCTCCAAGTGAGCGTAGAACTGTACGGTGGTGGGATATGGCATAGTTGGTTCGATCGAGACTTGTCTCTTGCAGGAAGGGTTATCGTcgcttccccttcatcgGCAAACTCGTCTGAACCGACCTATGTCTCGAAATTGGTCAAGATCGATCGACCTATCTTGCGTATACCAACACTCGCCATTCATCTTGATAGGACGATGAACGAGTCTTTCAAGTTTAACAAGGAGACAGAGTTCCAACCGATCTTGGGACTCGTCGCGGACACTCTTAACAATACCGCCCCAGGTGCCGACAGGAGTAGGGCGGGAACTCCTCAACCGTTCAGATCTGGATCCGCGACACcggcggagaaggaagatagCGATGATGTGGcgaggatggaggagagacATCATCCGTTGTTGCTGGCTGTCCTAGCGGATGAGCTAGGCTGCTCGATCGGTGATATCCAGGATTTCGAATTGTGAGCGGAATACATGGATCGAAGTAGAGTGCAGCTAACACGAAGTGTTGTTGAGATCCCTGTATGACACTCAGCCATCTACTGTCGGTGGATTATCCAATGAACTCATTTTCAGTCCCAGAATCGACAACCTTATGACCTCGTGAGTCAAGTGCCTTGGAATCAACCCACCTTCAGCTGCTAAATACTATTCAGCTTCTCGTCCATCGAAGGGATCTGCGACGCTGCGGCTGGAACTAACGCCTCGTCCGAAGACACTATCCGATGCGTCATTCTCTTCGACAACGAGGAAGTCGGTAGTGTTTCGCACCACGGAGCCGAATccaatctcctcccttcgTTCGTTGAGCGGATTGCATCTCTCCCCGATTATGCGAAGATCGGATATCACCAGATCCTTGCGAACAGTTTCCTCGTATCGGCGGACATGGGCCATGCGGTGAGTCACAGTACTAACGCATGTGATATATTTTGCTGACACAAATGCAGCTCAACCCAAACTTCGAAAGTCGATACGAGACCAATCTCGCACCCAAGCTCAACGGCGGTGTCGTAATCAAGACCAACGCGAATCAACGATACACCTCGAATGCCCAGaccactttcctccttcgacGAGTCGCCAAGAAGGCCGGTGTACCCGTACAAGAGTTCGAAATCCGAAACGACTCGACTTGCGGTTCCACCGTCGGtcctcatctctccaccCACGTTAGAACCGTCGATATTGGTTTGGCACAACTCTCGATGCACTCCATCCGAGAGACGGCGGGTTCGGCGGACGTCAAGCACTACATCCAATTCTTCAAGACTTACTTTGATGTGATTGGGCCTTTCGACCGGGATCTCCAAATAGATTAGGTCAAGAGTGAAAAAAAATTAAGTGAATACGCAACCTAAAATTGTGATGCAACTCAGACTCGTGCCAATGCGATGATGCGATACATACAGGTATAACCCAAGAAGGTGAAGACTGAACCCGCCCTCTGCACACAACTACTCTATGAACAATCACGACCTCATCCCCCTCCTTactcggccttcttctccttcttggccttcttctctgccttTCTGCGCGCTCGCTCCTCGGCAgtctcctctcgctcttcaccgtcctctgtcttcaccttcttcttcttctgcgggGGGCATGAAATGTCAGAATTGCAGTGTGAATCGAATGATagcggactcaccttcttctcatctccgtCCTCTGTCTTCACGGGTGTTTCAGGAACACCGACCTCTGattctctctttctcttcttctccttctcctctccgtcaACTTCGATTGGTGTGATTGTCGCTTGAGGTTGGGTGTTGACCAAACCGCCCTCGGCTTCATCGGCATTGTAATCCACATACTCCTTTGACCATCCTTGCGGTGTAACACCATCGATCTTCTTTCCGTACTTGTccaactctcccttcttgatcatcttcttcttctcctgggCTTTGGGTCCCAAACCCCATCGTCGGGGGTACAAGTCTCTGTTCATGATACATCGCTTGACTTTGGCGACAACACCGTGATCGCACGAGGCGAGGTCGACGGTCGACATCATGGCGATACCGATGGCGATGGCTTCTCCCTTGGTGGTCATAAGAACGACCTCCTCGTGAACCTCGATGTCGGATTCGTATCGCAACAAACCGGGAATCATGAGCTTGGCACCGTAACAAACCGCGTTGACGGCAGAGTCTTTGACGACAATTCGCTTGAAGTTGGTGAGGAGCGACTCGAGAGGTCGGACAACTCGTCGGAGGTATGTCTCTGCAAAGGATGTCAGACATATGCCCTTGGAGATGCAAAAGAGAGAAaaagctactcaccatccctCGTGTTGTCGTACAACCATTGAGCGTCCAAGACGTCGTGCATAGAAACGATATCGTCGTTCTCTCCGGTGATACCActtctcactcttctcaactcctGCATGTGCGCGCCGACACCCAACAACAGACCGAGATGGACACAGAGTGTTCTGATATATGTTCCTGCCTCACACGAGACCCAGAAGACACCCATGTTCCTCTTGTTGTCGTATTCGATCAATTTCGACTCGTAGATTGTTCTCACACGAAGTTGTCTCTTGACGGCCGAGATCAAAGGGGGTCGTTGGAAAAGAGCTCCGGTCAAAGTCTCTAATGCTCGTGGCAAAGCCTTCTCGTCGGGGAGAGTATCGTGGAATCGAACGACACAAACGTACTCCTTTCCTGCACCTTGTTGAGATTTGACAAGTCGAGTCGCTCGGTCAATACACACGATCAAGCATCCTGTAACTTTAGGGTCGAGAGTTCCTGAATGTCCAGTCTTTTCTACTCGCAAGATACGTTTCAACCATGCGACAACTTCGTGAGAGGATGGGTTGGAAGgtttgtcgaggttgatcaCACCGGATTTGACATAGGTTTGAAGATCTCGCTTGAGCGGTGAGACACCCTATAACCCGACCGATTACATATTAGCTGCAGCCCAAGATACAATTGGAAAGGAAATGTTTCGCTCACAGTAGGGATAGGGGTGAAATGAGAAGATCGGACGAGCAATTTGTCGTAGTTCTTCAATAACAAAGGCCATTGAGAGGTGTCTACAATTACATTCTAAATT
This genomic interval from Kwoniella shandongensis chromosome 5, complete sequence contains the following:
- a CDS encoding centromere/microtubule-binding protein CBF5 — encoded protein: MAAASSSSAGLSNDKVTELQQSGDFSIKSEAVTPKLDTSQWPLLLKNYDKLLVRSSHFTPIPTGVSPLKRDLQTYVKSGVINLDKPSNPSSHEVVAWLKRILRVEKTGHSGTLDPKVTGCLIVCIDRATRLVKSQQGAGKEYVCVVRFHDTLPDEKALPRALETLTGALFQRPPLISAVKRQLRVRTIYESKLIEYDNKRNMGVFWVSCEAGTYIRTLCVHLGLLLGVGAHMQELRRVRSGITGENDDIVSMHDVLDAQWLYDNTRDETYLRRVVRPLESLLTNFKRIVVKDSAVNAVCYGAKLMIPGLLRYESDIEVHEEVVLMTTKGEAIAIGIAMMSTVDLASCDHGVVAKVKRCIMNRDLYPRRWGLGPKAQEKKKMIKKGELDKYGKKIDGVTPQGWSKEYVDYNADEAEGGLVNTQPQATITPIEVDGEEKEKKRKRESEVGVPETPVKTEDGDEKKKKKKVKTEDGEEREETAEERARRKAEKKAKKEKKAE
- a CDS encoding 40S ribosomal protein eS17 is translated as MGRVRTKTVKRASRVLIEKYYPRLTLDFHSNKRLLDEVASVPSKRLRNKISGFTTHLMKRIQKGPVRGISFRLQEEERERKDQYVPEVSALAAAEESPLEVDSETKDLLKSLGFDDLSVNVINVSANPVRERKTRFVPGAGRS